The sequence GCGATCAGCCGCTCCGCGGTGCGCAGCGCGGCCGACGTCATGATGTCCAGGTTTCCCGCGTACGTGGGCAGGTAGTGCCCGGCGCCCGAGACCTCCAGGAAGGTCGAGACCTGCAGCCCGGTGAGGCGTCGACCGAGCGCCGGCAGGTAGCTGTCCACCCGGTCGAACTGCACATCCTGTTTCAGGCAGTAACCGGGGACATACTCCTGTACGGCACGGACCATGTCGGCGATGGCCGCGGCGATCGCGCTTCGGTCCGCGTCGGTGTCCGGACAGAGGCAGTACACGGTGTCCCGCATCAGCAGCGGCGGATCCGCTGGGTTGAGCACGATGATGGCCTTGCCCAGCTCGGCGCCGCCGACAACCTCGATCGCCCGGGCGGTGGTCTCGGTGAACTCGTCGATGTTGGCCCGGGTGCCCGGCCCGGCCGACTTCGCGGCGATCGAGGCGACGATCTCCCCGTACGTGACCGGGGTGACCCGGCCGACGGCGGCGACGATCGGCACGGTCGCCTGCCCGCCGCAAGTGACCATGTTGACGTTGGTCTCCCGCAGGTGCTCATCGAGATTGACCGGCGGTACCACGTACGGCCCGACCGCCGCGGGGGTCAGGTCGACCACGGTCCGACCGTGGGCACGCAGCACGGCGTCGTGATGTCGGTGGGCCCCGGCCGAGGTGGCGTCGAAGACCAGCGCCACGTCGGCGAACTCGGGCAGCGCCACGAGCCCCGCCACCCCCTCGGCGGTGGTGGTGACGCCGAGTCGCCGGGCCCGGGCCAGCCCATCGGAGTCCGGGTCGATACCCGCCATGGCGACCATCCGCAGGCTGTCGCTGAGCCGCAGAACTTTGATCATCAAGTCGGTCCCGATATTCCCGGAACCGAGTACTGCCACCCCGACGCTCACTGTTCGACCTCCTTCGCGAAGCAGGTACGTACCGATCCGAGGCCGGAGATCCGCGCCTCGTACGCGGCGCCGGGCGTCACCGGCACCAACGGGCCGAGCGCCCCGGAGAGCACCACGTCACCCGCCCGGAGCGGATCACCGGAGCGGGCCAGGGTCCGCGCCAGCCAGGCCAGCGCGTGCAGCGGGTTACCGAGGCAGGCGGCGGCGGCACCGACCGAGACCGGATCTCCGCCCTGCTCCAGAACCATGCCGGCGAGGCGCAGATCCACATCGGCGAGCCGGCGGGGCGTGGTACCCAGCACGAACAGCCCACTGGACGCGTTGTCCGCGATGGTGTCCACGATGGTGATGTCCCAGCCGGCGATCCGGGAGTCGACAATCTCGATCGCCGGTAGCAGGTGATCGACCGCCCGGATCAGGTCGGCGGTGGTGATCCGCTCGTCCGGCAGGTCCGCGCCGAGCACGAACGCGATCTCGGCCTCCACCCGGGGCTGGAGCAGCCGACCAGGCGGCACCTCCCCGCCGTCGGGCACCGCCGTATCCTCGGTCAGCACCCCGAAGTCCGGCTGGTAGACGCCGAGGCTCTCCTGCACGGCAGCAGAGGTCAGACCAATCTTGGCGCCGACTCGCCGGTGCCCACGCCGCAGCCACTGGCGCACCTGCGCCTGTTGCACGAGGTACGCCGAGTCAATGTCCCCGTCGGGGACAAGCCGCCCACGCAGCGGAGGACAGGGTTTGCCGCTCTCCCGAGCCTCGGTGAGCTCCCGGGCGGCGTTCTCGTAATCGACGGTCATGTCAGGTCCACACAGACGTTGGTGAGCTCGGAATAGAAACCCAGCGAATGAACGCCGCCCTCGCGGCCGACGCCGGAGGACTTCACCCCACCGAACGGGGTACGCAGGTCACGCAGGTACCAGGTGTTGACCCAGACGATTCCCGCGTCCAACCGGGCACCGGCCCGGTGGGCCCGGCCCACGTCTCGGGTCCACACCGCCGCCGCCAGGCCGTACTCGGTGCCGTTGGCCAGCGCGTACGCCTCCTCCTCGTCGTCGAAGGGCGCCACGTGCACGACCGGGCCGAAGATCTCCTCCCGGTTGGTTCGCGCGTCCGGGCCGAGCCCGGCGAGCACCGTCGGCTGGATGTACGCGCCGCCGTCGCGGGCGTCACCGAAGCGCGGCGTACCGCCGCCGGCGAGGACCTGCGCCCCCTCGGCTCGGGCCAGTTCGTAGTGGCCGAGCACCTTCTCCCGGTGAACGGGCGAGATCAGCGGCATGTTTGCCGTGGCCTCGTCGACGGGCCACCCGTACGGCAGTTCGGCGGCCCGCTCGGCCAGCCGGGCGGTGAACTCCGCGAAGACCGGACGCTGCACGTAGATGCGTTCGGTGCAGAGGCAGACCTGGCCACCGTTGGTGAAGCTGGACCGCACCGAGCCGGCCACCGCCGCCGACAGGTCGGCGTCGGCGAAGACCAGCCCGGCGTTCTTGCCACCCAGCTCGAAGGAGACCGCCTTCACCCCGTCGGAAGCGGCCCGCATGATGGCTCCGCCGGTGGTTGACTCGCCGGTGAAGGTGATCGCGTTGACGTCGGGGTGCGAGGTAAGAAACTCCCCCGCCGAGCCGGGCCCGAAGCCGTGCACGACGTTGAAGACGCCCTCGGGCACGCCGGCGGCGGCCATCACCTCGGCGAGCAGGGTCGCCGAGGCGGGTGTCTCCTCACTGGGCTTGACCACCACCGCGTTGCCACACGCCAACGCGGGCGCGACCTTCCAGGTGAGCAGGAGCAACGGCAGGTTCCACGGGACGATCACCGCGACCACGCCGACTGGCTTGCGGAGCGCGTAGTTCAGCGCACGGCCACCGGATGGGGTACGGGTGCTGAACGACTCGGTCGGTGTGGTCGCCGCGATCTCGGCGAAGGCACGGAAGTTGGCCGCGCCGCGCGGGATGTCCAGGGTCCGGGCCTGCGAAATCGTCTTGCCGGTGTCCGCCACCTCAGCGGTGACCAGGTCATCAAAGCGGCGCTCCAGTTCGTCGGCGATCCGGAGCAGCACCTCGGCGCGCTCTCGTTCGCCGAGCCGACCCCACGGGCCACGCAGCGCCGCACGCGCGGCGGCCACCGCGTCGTCCACTCCGGCCTGATCCGCCTCGACGACCTCGAAGAGCGGCTCCCCGGTAACCGGGCTGTGCTTGGTGAAACGGCGACCCGAGTCGACGAACTCGCCAGCGATGAAGTTGGGCAGCAGGGCCGTCCCGCCCGGCGCCTGGCCCTGCATCTGGCGCGCATCCCACCGGGTCATCCGCGCCTCCCTCGACGAAACGCAGCCCCGACCACGCCAGCCAGGAGAGCCGCCGCGCCCCCGGCCACCGCACCCAGCAGTTGGTGCTGGCGACGGACCCGGCGGCGCACCTGCGCGTACGGGGTGGTCGAGAAGGAGACCAGCTCGTACCGGGACACGTACCGACCGGGCAGCGCCCGCTCCAGCGTCTGCTCCACCCGTCGGCCGAGCTGAAACAACGGCGAGGCGACCCGGTCGCGCATCTCGACGAAGTTGGCCAGCGCCATCCGGGCGATCGCCTCGGCATTGGCCTGCCGGCGGTGGTGGAACAGCGGTAGCGCGGCGGACCAGTCGTCGGCGCACTCGTCGAGGCAGCGGTCCAGCTCCACCACGTCCTCGAAGGCACAGTTGGCGCCCTGCCCGTAGAACGGGACGATGGCGTGCGCCGCGTCACCGAGCAGCCCGACTCTCCCATTCACCTGCCAGGGGGCACAGCGGACGGTGCCGAGCACTCCGACCGGATTGTGGAGGTAGTCGTCAACCAGGTTCGGCGCGAGTGGGAGCAGGTCCGGGTAGTGCTGCGCGAAGTGTTGCTCGATCGCCGCCGGACTGCCCAGTGAGGCGAAGCTCGCGGTGCCGTGGGTGGGCCAGAAGAGCGTACAGGTGAAGGAGCGGTCCGGGTTCGGCAACGCGATCATCATCGACGTGCCCCGCGGCCAGATGTGCAGTGCCTCCGGGTCCAGCGCGAAGGTCCCGCCCAGCGGGGGAATGGTCAGCTCCTTGTAGCCGTAGTCGAGAAAGTCCAGACTCTCCCGCAGCAGGCCGTGGCCGAGGAGCTGGCCACGAACCGCCGAACCAGCCCCGTCGGCGCCCAGGACCACCGACGCGGCAGCGGTGACCTTCCCCTGTGGGGTTTCGAAGGTCATCTCCCCGGTAGCCGGGTCGAGGTCGACCAGCCGGTGGTCGAAGGCGACCCGCACGCCCGGCAACGCGGCAGCCTCGGTCAGCAGGGCGTTGTTCAGCGCCCCCCGACTGATCGAGTTGATCGCCCGATCCCCGGCCGCGCTGTACGCCTGAAACTGCGGCTCGCCGTCCACCGGGTGAATCATTCGGCCCCGCATCGGCAACGCGTCGGCCATCACCCGGGCGTCCAGGCCGATCCGGCGCAGCGCGTCCAACCCTCGTTCGGAGAGCGCCAGGTTGATGGAGCGACCCCGGTCAACCGGACCGGTCCGTGGGTCGGGACGGCGTTCGTAGAGGGCCACCGGATAGCCTCGCCGGGCCAGGAAGGCGGCGAGCAGGCAGCCGGAGAGTCCGGCGCCGACAACGGCGACCTCAGTGTGCTCTGTGCTCATCAGTGCACCTCCACCGTCGCGGCCAACGCGTCGGCCACCCGCCAGCAATCGTGGTATGTCGAGTAAAGCGGCACCGGTGCGAACCGGACAACATCTGGCTCTCGAGCGTCTGCGACAACCCCGTGCTCCAACCGCAGCCGCTTCGCCAACTCGGCGGCGCTGCCAGTGCCGATTCGCACCGAAAGCTGTGCGCCACGGCGGTCCGGGTCGCGCGGAGTGACCACTGCCAGGGGCCGGCCCGGAGTGACCTGGTCCAGCAGCCACTCCAGGTAGCCGGTCAGCCGGACACTGCGCTCCCGCAACGCCGTCATGCCGACCGAGTCGAAGACCTCCAGCGACGTGCGCACCGGCCCCATCGCGAGGATCGGTGGGTTGGAGACCTGCCAGGCCTCCGCCGTCGCCGGCGGTCGGGCAACCGGCGACATCTCGAACCGGGTAGCCGCCTCGGTACTCCACCAGCCCTCGAACCGGGGCAGCGTCGGATCGGCGAGGTGGCGCTCGTGGACGAACACTCCGGAGAGCCCGCCCGGCCCGGAGTTCAGGTACTTGTAGGAGCACCACGCCGCGAAGTCGACATCCCAGTCGTGCAGGGCCAGGGGCACGTTTCCCGCGGCGTGCGCCAGATCCCAGCCGACCACCGCGCCGGCCGCCCGACCAGCTGCGGTGATCTCCGGGATCTCCATCAGCTCGCCGGTCAGGTAGTTGACCCCGCCGAGGAGCACCAACGCGATCGTGTCACCCTCCGCCGCGAGCAGGTCACGCACGTCGGCGGTACGCAGGGTGTCCTCACCGGGACGGGGAGCCAGGCGCACCACCGTGCTGTCCGGGTCAAGGCCGTGGAACCGGGCCTGGCTACGGACGGCGTAGCTGTCCGAGGGAAAGGCGCTGTCCTCGATGACGATCCGGGTACGGACGCCGGTCGGCCGGTAGAAGCTCACCATCAGCAGGTGCAGGTTGACAGTGAGGGAGTTCATCACCACCACCTCTGCCGGCCGGGCTCCGACCAGCCGGGCGGTCGGTGCGGTCAGCAACTCGTGGTAGGGCAGCCACGGGCGATCGGCCGCCAGGTGTCCCTCCACCCCGAGACGGCGCCAAGCCTCCAGATCGGCGAACAACTCGTCCCGGGTCGCCCGGGGCTGTAGGCCCAGCGAGTTCCCGGCCAGGTATGCCGCCTGCTGGTAGCGCCCGCCGTCGGCGGGCGGGACGTGGAACAGGTGCCGGTGGCCGGGGTCCGCGGTGTCCAGGCGGTTTGCCGCCTTCTCCTCCTGGATCAGCTCTTCCTCGCGCATGCGTTCGCTCCGCTCCCCGCTCACATCGCGGTCCGGGCCGACCACAGCTCCGGGAAGACCACCCGGGCCATGCTCCGTTGTAGCCAGGCCAGTCCAGCCGAGCCACCGCTACCGACCTTGGCGCCCATCGTCCGCTGCACCGCCTTGACGTGGTACCAGCGCCAGTCGCCGAACCCCTCGGCCACCTCGGTCAACGCCTCGCCGAGCAGCCGAAGCTGGTCATCCGGGCTGGCGGTGTAGATTCGCACCCAGGCGGCCTCCACCGCCGGATGCGGCTGGTGCTCCTCGGCGACGTCGCGGCCGAGAAGCTCCTGAGGAAGATCATGGCCGTGCCGGGCGAGCAGAGCGAGCACGTCGTCCCAGAGGCTGGGAGCGTTCAGGGCAGCGGTCAGTTCGGCGTGCACCTCGACCTGCCGACGGAACGGACGGATCAGGGCGGGGTCGCGGAGACCCAGCAGGAGTTCCAGGTGGCGATACATCGCCGACTGGAAGCCCGAGCCCTCGCCGAGGAGATTGCGGAACCGGTTGAAGTCGGCGGGAGTCATCCAGCGCAGGCTCCGCCAGGCCGCGTTCAGCCCGTCCAGGTGCAGGGCGGCGCGACGCAGCGGGGCCAGGGCATCCCGAATCTGGTCCGCGCGTAGCAGCCGCTGGATCTCGCGCAGTTCGTGACAGATCAGATTGAAGTACAGCTCCATGATCTGACTGGTCACGAGGAAGGACATCTCGCCCGGGTCGCTGCTCAGCGGCGTCTGCAATCGGTGCAGGGTGCTGGCCTGGACGTAGGCGTCGTACGGGATCCGTCCAGTGAACTCCAGGGTGGGCTCACCGCCGTTGCGGGCGGCTCGGGTAGCGCGTTGCCGCGGGGTTGCCGGCCGCACCTCCGCCGCGGTGGTCGCCCGTAGTTCTGTTCGTTCCACCAGTCCGCTCCCTCCGCTCGAGCCGGCCATCCGGCCGTACTGCGGTAGCGGTCATGATGCCGTGACCGGTCGCGCCAGTGGAATGCCGAGACAACGGCTATCACGGCGGTTCACCTACCAATCGCAAGGTGATACCCCAATTCCGCTTGGAGAACGTAAGGTTCCGTAGTGTGGACGAGATGGACTGGGCCCTGCTGAGCGAACTACAGGCCGACGCTCGGCTGTCGTACAGCGAACTGTCCCGCCGGGTACACCTCTCCCCGCCAGCGGTAGCCGAGCGGGTACGTCGGTTGGAGGATGCCGGCGTCATCACCGGCTATCACGCACACGTGGATCTGGCTCGAGCCGGGCGAACGGTGGTCGCGCTGATCCGCATGTCCTGCTACGGAGCCCGCTGCGTCCTCAACAGCCCGGAGATCACGGGCTGGCCGGAGATCATGCAGATCCATCGGATCACCGGCGACGCATGCAGCATGCTGACCGTCACCGCCGGCTCGATCGAGGAGTTCGAGGCGGTCATTGATCGACTCGCCCCGTACGGCCAGCCCTCCAGCACGATGGTGCTCTCCACCCCACTCGGCTGGCGTCCGGTCACTCCACCCGGTTCCGATGGCAGTGAAGCCCCGTCCCGCCGCCGCTGACCACCCGTGAGGGTTTGCCCGGAAGCCAGTGGGAAAGCAGGCCGCGGTACCCGGGGAGGGTCCGGTGATCGGCACCGGGAGGGGGAATCATGCGGGGTCATCGCGTACTCGCCATGCTGGCCTTGGTGGCGGCGTTCGTCCTGTTCGGTGGCGCACCCGCCAGCGCCGGTGAGCACACCTTCATCGAGGTCACGCCGAATCCGGCGCAGTCTGGCACCCGCGTCGACATCCGGGCCAGCTGCGACAAGGACAACAACCGTCGGGCGACGGTGCACTCGGATGCCTTCGGTGGCCAGGTCTTCCTCCAGCCCAACAACGGCTTCCTCACCGGCCACGCCACCATCCCGGGCAGTAAGGGACCTGGCGACTACCGGGTCGAGCTGCGCTGCGACAACAACAAGACCGCCAACACGACGCTGACGGTGCTCAACATGTCACAGCCGACCAAGGGACCGGCGACCGGAGGCGGCGGCACCGCCGTCGGCCGTACCGGCTCCTACCTGCTGATCGGGGGCGTGGTCGCGGCGGCGCTGGCCGTCGGCTTCGGCTTCTTCGGTAACCGCCGCACCGGGAACGGTGCCTGACCCGCCCCGCCACCATGGCCCGAGCAGACAGGCGTACGCGACAGCGGGCCGTCCGGGCGGGCGCCCGGCGGGCGGTGTCGGCCGCAGCCCAGCTCGCCGCCGGGACCGCCCGCCGGCTGCGCCGAGCCGCTGGGCAGGCGTCCGCGGCGAGCGTCGTCACCACCGACCCGGCCACCGAGCCACTGCCCCCGGGTCCGCGCCAACGCTGGGTACGGGCCCGGCGACGGCTGGGATTCTCCCGGAGCCCCGGGATACCCGTGCTGGTCATTGGGGCCCTGATGATACTGATCATCGCCATGCTCGGGGTGGAGCAGGTGACCGGCGTCAGCGTCCTCCCGGAGCGGTTCACCGCCGGCCTGCGACCACCACCGAAGAAGTTTCCGGTGCTACCAGCGAGCGATCCGGTCGCCGTCGAGATCGAGGCCATCGATGTCACGGCCCCGGTGCACAGCGTCGGGTTGGCACCGGACGGCACCATCGCGGCGCCGGACGCGGCTCGCGCCCAGGAGGCGGGCTGGTACGACCAGGGCCCCACGCCCGGGCAGTACGGTCCCGCGGTCCTCGTCGGGCACGTGGACACCGACACGGGACCGGCGGTCTTCCAGGGGCTACGTGACCTCCGCGCTGGTGACCGGGTCGAGGTGAACCGGACCGACGGGCAGGTCGCGGTCTTCGAGGTCAACTCGGTGGAGCGGTTCGACAAGGAACGGTTCCCGACCGACCAGGTGTTCGGGGACTTCGACCGACCAAACCTACGGCTGGTGACCTGCGGCGGCCGATGGGTTGGCGGCCAGACCGGCTACGCCGACAATGTGGTGGTCTTCGCCTCGCTGGTCGAGGCGCGGGACGGCTGAGCCACCGGGCGAGGCCGCTCAGGCGGCTTCGGGCTCGCGCAGGTCGAGCCAGTCGACCCAACGCGGGTCGGGAGGTCGGTGGCCGAGTACCCGCCATGCGATGCCTTTCGGCGCCGTCGGCGGGGCGGGGAGCCGCCAGCCCAGTTCGGCCGGCGTCTTGTCGCCCTTGGTGTGGTTGCACCGGGCGCACGCCGCCACCACGTTCTCCCAGGAGTGCCGACCACCGCGGCTCCGCGGGAGGACATGATCGATGGTCTCCGCCGGGCCCCGGCAGTAGGCGCAACGCCACCCGTCCCGCGCGAAGATCGCCCGCCGGGACAGCCCGACGTGGGCCCGAAACGGCACCCGGACGAAGCGGGTGAGCCGGACGACCGAGGGCACCGGCAGCGAGTCGCGGGCGCTGTGCAGGACGCCGTCACCATCGGCGACGCAGACAGCCTTGGCGGTGAGCACCAGGATCGCCGCACGCCGGACCGACACGACACACAGGGGCTCGTAGGTGGCGTTGAGGACCAGCGCGCCGGAGCCCACCGTGGGTCGTATGTCAGGCATCGCGCTCACCCCTCCGGTTCAGCGCCCCTTGCTCGCACTGCCGGACGGAAACGGGCGCAGCGACCCACCGGCCGGACGTCGACTCCCGGATGATCGCCGTCCGTGCGCCAATCGTCCCTGATAAGGCTCGGGATTGCACGTGTTAATCCCGGGTACCCCGCCGGGGCTGACCGGAGACAACGGCCCGGGCCCATCGGTCGCGTTTCGCCCTCGTCGGCGGGCCGCGCGCGGGGACCGGAGCCAGCTGCGGTACGAAGGCAGGGTGGATGTCTCCATCGTTTCGGCCGCGACCACCGACTCCCTCGCCACCGAGGAACCCAGCACGGAGTGTCTCCAGGAACCCCTCTGCACCGCTCTTTACGATCTGACCGGCGCCGTGTGGTTCGCCGAGGGCAGCTACTGGATCTTGATCAAGCCACTCCGCATCGCACTGATCCTGGTACTGGCCTTGGTGGCCCGATGGCTGATCAGCCGGACTATCAAGCGACTCGTCCGCAGCACCAGCAGTGCGGGCATGCCCACGATGCTGCGACCGTTGCGGGAGCGGATCCCCACCGCGGCCACCGAGCCGGGTGAGTTCGTGCCGGAGCGACGCCGACAGCGCGCCGAGGCGATCGGGTCGGTGCTGCGGAGCCTCTCCACGGCATTCATCTTCGGCATCGCGTTGCTGATGGTGCTCAAGGAGTTCAGTTTCGACCTGGCGCCGCTGCTCGCCAGCGCTGGCATCGTCGGGGTGGCCCTGGGCTTCGGCGCGCAGAGCCTGGTGAAGGACCTGATCGCCGGGCTGTTCATGTTGATCGAGGACCAGTACGGCGTCGGGGACACGGTCGACTTCGGTGAGGCGACCGGCTTTGTGGAGTCCGTCGGCCTGCGGGTGACGACGGTACGCGACGCGCGCGGAGTCCTCTGGTACATCCGCAACGGAGAAATCATCCGGGTTGGCAACAAGAGTCAGGGCTGGGCACTGGTCGTGGTGGACCTGCCGATCGGCTTCGCCAGCACCGAGGAGGCGACGGCGGTACTGCGGGGCGCAGCCGCGTCGGTCGCGGTGGACCCGGAGCTCGCGGCGGAGATCATCGAACCGCCCGAAGTACTGGGCGTCGAGCAGATGACGATGGACGGCGCGGTCATCCGCACCGTGGTGAAGACAACGGCGGACGGCCAGTTCGTCGTCGGCCGGCAGCTGCGTCGCCGACTGGCCGGCGCGCTGGAGAACTCCGGCTTCACCGACAAGATCGCCGCTGCTCGGTTCCCGGGTCTGCCGACGCAGGCCCCCCGGATGAGCGGCGCCAGTGGCACGCCATGACCGAAGCGGCGAATACGGTCAACCGCCCCTTCGACTATCATCCGTTCGTTCAGTCGGCGATCCGACGATCAACCATTTCGCCCTGGCTGGTTGTCGATAAGTCCGGCAGAATCCGAAACAGCTCTGCGGCAGCGAAGGACCTTCCTCGCTGATCGACGAATCGGATGATCTTCCCGGCTCAGTTCATCAGAAATGCCTGGTCTGGGAACGATGGAGGCGATGGTGCCCAACGGCCGACCTTCTCCAGCCCGTCCGGCCACCTTCAGCGAGGTGTTCGCCCAGCGCGAGTACCGGTTTGTTCTGACGGCCGGAGTTCTCTCCTGGGTTGGTGACTACCTCGCGAAGGCTGCGGTGACCCTCCTGGTCTACCGGGAGACCGAGTCGGTGGCCCTCTCCGCGGCGGCATTCGCCATCAGCTACCTGCCCTGGCTGATCGGCGGTCCCCTGCTCGCGACCCTCGCCGAACGGCATCCGCACCGGCCTGTGATGATCATGTGCGACCTGCTGCGGATGGTTCTGCTGCTGGTCATCGCGGTGCCGGGGATGCCGACTCCGCTGATCCTGGCGCTCCTTTTCACCGCCACCCTCGCCAACCCGCCGAGTCAGGCCGCCCGGTCGGCGCTGCTGCCACGGATCCTGACCGGCGACCGCCTCGTGGTCGGGTTGTCGATCAACGCCAGCGTCGGTCAGGCGGCCCAGGTTGTTGGCTACCTGGTCGGCGCGGCGATCGCAGCGGCCAGCCCCACCCTCGCCCTGCTGACCACCTCGGCGACCTACGCCGTATCCGCCACGCTGATCCGCCTCGGGGTGGTCGCCCGGCCGACGGCGATGAAGGCCGCGCACCGCAGTCATCTGCTACGGGAGACCAGCCAGGGATTCCGCATGGTCTTCGGCCAACCCGTGCTGCGCGCCATCGCAATCCTCGTGTTCAGCGCCATGCTCTTCTCCATCGTCCCGGAAGGGCTGGCGGCGGCGTGGGCCGGTCGACACGCCGACGACATGGACCAGGGCCTCGCCCAGGCGGTCATCATGGCCGCCAGCCCGGTCGGGTTCATCCTCGGCGGCCTCATCGTCGGCCGCCTGGTCGCACCGGCCCGGCGGATCGCGCTGATGCGTCCGCTGGCAGTGCTCGCTCCGCTGATTCTGGTTCCCGCTCTGCTCGACCCGTCGCCACTGGTGGTGGCGCTACTGGCCGCCGGGTGCGGATTCGCCGTCGCCGGGCTGCTCCCAACAGCCAACGGCCTGTTCGTACAGGCTCTGCCGGACGGCTTCCGGGCTCGCGCCTTCGGTGTCATGGCCTCCGGCATGCAGGTGATCCAGGGCCTGGCGGTTCTGGTCACCGGGCTGCTCGCCGAGCGGTTCTCCATCCCGCTCGTGGTCGGCCTTTGGAGTAGCGCTGGGGTGCTACTGATGACCGTCGCGGTACTGTCGTGGCCGAGTCGAGCGACCGTGGACGCCGCGATCACAGCGGCTTCGCGAGCCGACGCACCCGATCCGGTGCCGGCACCACCCGGCCCCCGGCCGGAACCAGACCGCCCCGGGGACCAGCCGGTCGACAACCCGGAGGACGTGGGCCAGCGGGACGCCGGGGAACGGCATCGCAACGTGGTGTCCTGACCGGGTCGGCGGCAGGCCGGGGAGGTGATCCGGCCCACGTCTGGCCAGCGACGGGCAGCCACCGAAACCTGGCAGGATGGAAGCGTGCATCCCGCAGGTGAATCCGGCAACCCCGGCCCATCAACGAGTTTCTTCGATGCGGTTGGCGGCGAGCCCACCTTCCGTAAGCTGGTGGACGAGTTCTATGCGGGCGTCGCCGACGACCCGCTGCTGCGTCCGATGTATCCAGAGGAGGATCTGGGGCCCGCAGCGGAGCGGCTCACCCTGTTCCTGATGCAGTACTGGGGTGGGCCGAACACCTACTCCGCCCAGCGGGGGCACCCGCGACTACGGATGCGGCACGCACCGTTTCGGATCGGGGCGGCGGAACGGGACGCCTGGCTGCGGCACATGCGCCAGGCGGTGGACCGGCTGGACCTGCCGCCGGAGCTCGCCACCGCTCTCTGGGACTACCTGGAGCGGGCCGCGTACTTCATGGTGAACGCACTGGAGGACCCGGCCGCGCCGGCGTGACCTGGGAGGCCTGGGGTCAGAGCAGGGCCCCTTCGTCGTGCAGCCAGTCAACAAAGCTGGTGGCTACCGCCGCCCCGCAGTCGAGCATCTCGACCAGGAGCGCGTCGTGCACGCCAGCGGCGAACGGCACCTGAAGCTCGGCATAGATGGGGAGCTGGCCGCGTTCGGACGGATCTCCGATGTATGCCTTGCAGAAGCGACGGGTGTGGTTCCACTCGTTGACCACCCGGTAGGCCCGATCCTCCCAATCCGGCGGGACGGTCGCATGCGGCCGAACGCGCAGCACCAGGATCTCGTCGTCCGGGCCCTCGAGCGCGACCAGGACCGCGTGCCTTTCCCACATCGCCAGCAGGTTTCCGTCGCCGTCGGCCAGGTAGCGCACGTCGAGCCCGTCCAGAGCGGCGCAGATCCGGCTGAGCGTGACCGGTGCGACCGTGGCAGATGCGTCAACGGCCGGGGGACGGTCGACTCCCGCGTAATTGTCGCCCGGCTGTCGGGGAGCCGGCGGGCTGACCCGAACCGCCTCCTCCACTGTGACCCTGCTCCGGCTGCCCGGCTCACCGCCGTCAGCGGGACCGGGGCGCCACGACCACCACGGCATCGCTCACCCACCTCACTCCCCAGCAGATCCAGCGGCTAACGCTGCGTTGGATCCGAGGATGGACGGTACCCGGACAGCCGGGAAGAAGCACCCCCCTAATGAGCCCCCCAAGACAGAAGGACGATGGGGGGTCACCCGAACTGCTGACCCAGAATAGGCCGAACAGTCAGATCTGTCACCCTCTGCAACCATACTGCTCCGTAGGGGCCGACCAGGCCAACCCATTGGCCAACAGCCCGGACCTGCACCCCACCGGATGCCTCTGGCGCACCGAGGAAGCCCATCCGCACCAAGCCCTGAACCAACCGCTGGGGCACCTCCACCGGCGTGCCGGGAGAGTCGTCCGGAGTGACGACCACCGGCACATGATCCAGGAGA comes from Salinispora tropica CNB-440 and encodes:
- a CDS encoding MFS transporter is translated as MVPNGRPSPARPATFSEVFAQREYRFVLTAGVLSWVGDYLAKAAVTLLVYRETESVALSAAAFAISYLPWLIGGPLLATLAERHPHRPVMIMCDLLRMVLLLVIAVPGMPTPLILALLFTATLANPPSQAARSALLPRILTGDRLVVGLSINASVGQAAQVVGYLVGAAIAAASPTLALLTTSATYAVSATLIRLGVVARPTAMKAAHRSHLLRETSQGFRMVFGQPVLRAIAILVFSAMLFSIVPEGLAAAWAGRHADDMDQGLAQAVIMAASPVGFILGGLIVGRLVAPARRIALMRPLAVLAPLILVPALLDPSPLVVALLAAGCGFAVAGLLPTANGLFVQALPDGFRARAFGVMASGMQVIQGLAVLVTGLLAERFSIPLVVGLWSSAGVLLMTVAVLSWPSRATVDAAITAASRADAPDPVPAPPGPRPEPDRPGDQPVDNPEDVGQRDAGERHRNVVS
- a CDS encoding mechanosensitive ion channel family protein translates to MDVSIVSAATTDSLATEEPSTECLQEPLCTALYDLTGAVWFAEGSYWILIKPLRIALILVLALVARWLISRTIKRLVRSTSSAGMPTMLRPLRERIPTAATEPGEFVPERRRQRAEAIGSVLRSLSTAFIFGIALLMVLKEFSFDLAPLLASAGIVGVALGFGAQSLVKDLIAGLFMLIEDQYGVGDTVDFGEATGFVESVGLRVTTVRDARGVLWYIRNGEIIRVGNKSQGWALVVVDLPIGFASTEEATAVLRGAAASVAVDPELAAEIIEPPEVLGVEQMTMDGAVIRTVVKTTADGQFVVGRQLRRRLAGALENSGFTDKIAAARFPGLPTQAPRMSGASGTP
- a CDS encoding HNH endonuclease produces the protein MPDIRPTVGSGALVLNATYEPLCVVSVRRAAILVLTAKAVCVADGDGVLHSARDSLPVPSVVRLTRFVRVPFRAHVGLSRRAIFARDGWRCAYCRGPAETIDHVLPRSRGGRHSWENVVAACARCNHTKGDKTPAELGWRLPAPPTAPKGIAWRVLGHRPPDPRWVDWLDLREPEAA
- a CDS encoding class F sortase; protein product: MARADRRTRQRAVRAGARRAVSAAAQLAAGTARRLRRAAGQASAASVVTTDPATEPLPPGPRQRWVRARRRLGFSRSPGIPVLVIGALMILIIAMLGVEQVTGVSVLPERFTAGLRPPPKKFPVLPASDPVAVEIEAIDVTAPVHSVGLAPDGTIAAPDAARAQEAGWYDQGPTPGQYGPAVLVGHVDTDTGPAVFQGLRDLRAGDRVEVNRTDGQVAVFEVNSVERFDKERFPTDQVFGDFDRPNLRLVTCGGRWVGGQTGYADNVVVFASLVEARDG
- a CDS encoding tryptophan 2,3-dioxygenase is translated as MERTELRATTAAEVRPATPRQRATRAARNGGEPTLEFTGRIPYDAYVQASTLHRLQTPLSSDPGEMSFLVTSQIMELYFNLICHELREIQRLLRADQIRDALAPLRRAALHLDGLNAAWRSLRWMTPADFNRFRNLLGEGSGFQSAMYRHLELLLGLRDPALIRPFRRQVEVHAELTAALNAPSLWDDVLALLARHGHDLPQELLGRDVAEEHQPHPAVEAAWVRIYTASPDDQLRLLGEALTEVAEGFGDWRWYHVKAVQRTMGAKVGSGGSAGLAWLQRSMARVVFPELWSARTAM
- a CDS encoding Lrp/AsnC family transcriptional regulator; the encoded protein is MDEMDWALLSELQADARLSYSELSRRVHLSPPAVAERVRRLEDAGVITGYHAHVDLARAGRTVVALIRMSCYGARCVLNSPEITGWPEIMQIHRITGDACSMLTVTAGSIEEFEAVIDRLAPYGQPSSTMVLSTPLGWRPVTPPGSDGSEAPSRRR
- a CDS encoding globin — encoded protein: MIRPTSGQRRAATETWQDGSVHPAGESGNPGPSTSFFDAVGGEPTFRKLVDEFYAGVADDPLLRPMYPEEDLGPAAERLTLFLMQYWGGPNTYSAQRGHPRLRMRHAPFRIGAAERDAWLRHMRQAVDRLDLPPELATALWDYLERAAYFMVNALEDPAAPA